The following are encoded together in the Zingiber officinale cultivar Zhangliang chromosome 8A, Zo_v1.1, whole genome shotgun sequence genome:
- the LOC122008266 gene encoding U-box domain-containing protein 30-like — MPQYRQQGQWRLEGRGQVVDLQTAVKDGILGGRSGGGLLAEKDGTLVTAAEKFDLKKMVDELDSAVGEDVPSVFICPISLEPMVDPVTLCTGQTYERAHILKWISLGHLNCPTTMQELWDDDVTPNHTLRQLILAWFSQRHLLSKKRSEDVQGRAAGLVQSLKKAKGQARVQALKDLLKLILDQPSVEKTVADSGGVTHLSSLLGPFTSHAVGSEVIAILVNIRLGTDAKTNLMQPAKISIVAGMLNEGTIDTKINCTKFIEMLMGEKSFRSELVSSPSLLVALLRLAKDERHPNGIAAGLSLLKSVSFHEHVRSLIVSIGAVPQLVERLPNLLPDCLEPALHILDNLSATGEGQMALKNCPQTIPIAVKLLMTSEACTRHGVSILWNIINLAPDVCASLAIEAGLGAKLLFVIQSGYDAELKQRAAYLLKLCSLNYTTTLFMSKCKLTRTIQ, encoded by the coding sequence ATGCCGCAGTACCGGCAGCAGGgtcagtggaggctggagggccgCGGGCAGGTCGTAGATCTGCAGACTGCCGTTAAAGATGGGATCCTTGGTGGCCGCAGCGGCGGAGGCCTCTTGGCAGAGAAAGACGGAACCTTGGTGACAGCAGCGGAGAAGTTCGACCTCAAGAAGATGGTCGATGAACTCGACTCGGCGGTGGGAGAGGACGTGCCCTCGGTGTTTATCTGCCCCATCTCACTCGAGCCCATGGTGGATCCTGTGACACTCTGCACCGGTCAGACTTACGAGCGCGCCCACATCCTCAAGTGGATCTCGCTCGGGCACCTCAACTGCCCCACCACCATGCAGGAACTCTGGGACGACGATGTCACTCCCAATCACACCCTCCGCCAGTTGATCCTTGCTTGGTTCTCGCAGAGGCACCTGCTCTCGAAGAAGAGATCCGAGGATGTCCAAGGCCGCGCCGCCGGGCTCGTCCAAAGCCTGAAGAAGGCCAAGGGGCAGGCCCGAGTTCAGGCTCTCAAAGACCTTCTAAAGCTCATCCTCGACCAACCTTCGGTTGAAAAGACAGTAGCGGACTCCGGCGGCGTCACGCATCTTTCTTCTCTCCTTGGCCCATTCACTTCCCACGCCGTTGGCTCCGAGGTGATCGCCATTCTTGTAAATATTAGGTTGGGAACCGATGCGAAGACTAATCTGATGCAGCCTGCGAAGATTTCGATCGTTGCGGGCATGCTAAATGAAGGAACGATCGATACTAAGATCAATTGTACCAAGTTCATCGAAATGCTGATGGGGGAGAAGAGCTTCCGGTCAGAGCTTGTATCAAGCCCCAGTCTTTTGGTGGCGCTGTTGAGATTGGCGAAGGATGAACGACATCCAAACGGCATTGCGGCGGGGCTTAGCTTGCTCAAATCAGTCTCCTTCCACGAGCATGTCCGGAGCTTAATTGTCAGCATCGGAGCCGTACCTCAGCTCGTGGAGCGACTGCCAAATCTGCTCCCTGATTGCTTGGAACCAGCTTTGCACATATTGGATAATCTCTCTGCAACTGGAGAAGGCCAAATGGCATTGAAGAATTGCCCTCAAACCATTCCAATTGCCGTGAAGCTTCTGATGACATCTGAAGCTTGTACGCGACATGGGGTGTCTATATTGTGGAACATCATTAACCTTGCCCCTGATGTATGTGCTTCACTTGCCATAGAAGCCGGTCTGGGTGCGAAGCTATTGTTTGTCATCCAGAGTGGTTACGATGCAGAGCTAAAACAGAGGGCTGCCTATCTATTGAAGCTCTGTAGCCTCAATTATACCACTACCCTCTTCATGTCAAAATGCAAGCTAACCAGGACAATTCAATAA